A region of the Silene latifolia isolate original U9 population chromosome 9, ASM4854445v1, whole genome shotgun sequence genome:
TGAATACAATATTCTACAAGCCCAAGCCCACTTCCTCCGGCCCACATtagcaataattgccatgttGTGGACCTCTTCTTTTGGCCCAATACTAGTAAAGAAATTTCTTGTTTTCTTGCCTCTTCTACTATTGTTGGCCCTTTCTCCTTCCCTTCTATGACTTTAACCTCCACTTCAACCTTCATTGTTAATTGCATAACATATTGTAAGATTTGTAACATCTTATATTATGACGGAATCAGGATTTGATGTTTAAGCCACATAAAAACAGTCATATTGTATATAAATATTTGTTTTCGGTGTGCACAAGGAACGATACAAGGAATGTTTTAGTATTAACAAATTTTAAAACTTTAGTCAACTAAGTGATAGAACCAGGATTTGATGTTAAGAGGTGCAAAAAATTGCAGTAAATAGAGTAAAATACATTAGAAAATTTGGAAAtttcaactaaactttaattatTTCATTGTTTAGCAAGGTGACTGTCCCTGCTAGCCCTTGCATGGCTTCGCCACTACCTTTTTATATCAGGAGTGTTTAAGGTCCTGGGCAACAACGGGAGGCGGAACCGGGTCTTTAGTTTTCGGCCACCAAATTTACAAGCGTTATTGATGAAATTCAATATAAATCTCAACGTATAGTACACTTGTAAATAAGGCCTCATTTTTTTGTGGTATACCAGACCACCATTTACTTTAAGACGCCCTGATTTATATCAATTATTATCAATAACTTTAGTAGCTAAGCCATGTGAGATGTAAAATGTATACCACTAAATTGTCCAATTAAATTTACCTCAGGCCATCTTGATTGACAAGTCTTCTTCATAGAGTATAGTTGTTCATAAACCTTTGGAGTAACTTGAGGCATGACTTTCTCCTCATCTTGCTTCCCTGAAATTTTACATGCATAACTATGAATATCAATAAAATGTTTACATATATACAATTTTACATTCATTGATACATTTATTTTTAGCTAACTTAAATAACTTACTATAATAAATTAATGCTCCCTCCATCTCAGTGAATAGTTTACGTGTAAACTATTCATCGGGACAGAGAGAATAGTAGTATAGCATCCAAACCTTTGTTATTAGTGAGCTTGGTGACATAAAGAAGGACAATTGTATCATTACTTTGAACTGTATGAGTAAGTGTCCATTGAAGGGCAACTCTAGCTTCCGAGCTCGAATCGACAATCACCATAATCTTTCTCCCTGGTACCTTCATTTTCTCTATTCCATTCCCAATATTTTCACTAATTTCTTGATTATTTTcttcatttttgtcattttttctcACAGAATTTGGACTGCCTAATTTGTTTTGTAGGGGAACCCTAACAATTGGCCTAATCCTATTTACACAAAATGCTTGCAATTTCTTACCACCCTTTTTTCCCATTTtattatttctctaatatttttcAATTAATAAGATGAAAATAAGAGAAAATATTGCATGGGTatatatgtgaaggatcatataGTAGTTGTTGAGAATAATGATGATTTAGAATTGTTTTATAAATGTTAATAATGATTAATTATTAGTAAGGAGTTAAGGACTACTTTTCTTTTTCATGCTTTTGGCTAAGCAATTATTTGGTTTgatgttttatttttttatgtggGGTTAAAGTTTGAGAGTCTAAACGTGATTGCCATCAAAATGTAGGACCTTATGTCTAAAAAGCTCTTGTTTAGTTTGATCACTTGTTCTCTAAGCATTTATCCTAATAAATTAAGCATGAAAGAAAAGAAGGAATAATGGTATAAAAATTAACAAGTTTTTATATGGAGAATATTGTTTGTGATACTGTATGAAAGTAGGTGAAAATGTCTTCGTCCAAGTAATATGTTTACACTTATTTTATTTTTCCTTCATAATATAAAATAAGTGTAAACATATCATTGAGACAAAGGGAGTACAATACAATGATGAATAAGAGGGAGAATTGAACCTTCCACTATTGATTACTAAGGACTTGAAAACATAGATATGATTATTTTCTCTGTTACAAGACATGGCTcgtggtagcatggtgtgtcggTTAAGGGGAGGCtatcaagacttgtgatgtttcggATATGTAAAAGTGGGAGTAGAGTTCTCCATGTCGGTCAGGTCtgagtcaagatgatggtccttggtttgagggaaATAATTTTAGGGTGCAAatccatgtcccacatcggtagaataaagatgaaagatcatctttataagagttcacaaaatataatagtacgaaaTCTTTTGGAGGGAGCataagagtaaatccgtgaggggtTGACCCAAAACGGACAATATTGTACTATAATAAACAGGAAGTGATCAAATATATAGTTCAAGTATGTTTGACATTCGCGCTTTAGTGTTCTCTGGATCATCCTCCAAGATGCAAAGTCTTATATAACTAAACGTAAGAGGAAGTAATTACAAGGTTAGTTACATAGCAATTGCACCGAGAACATTTAAATTTTGAGTAACAGACTCACCACCGAAAAAACACTCTCCCCATATACTAGACAACTCAACTAATTTTGGAAACTCTTTTGTctcttcttcatcttcaacctccaTTTCCCTCTTCTCATTCCCACACTTTATTATCGATTCTCCTTTGCTCATGTTCCCTTCCCAGGTTGTCTCATTGTTCCCTTCCCAGGTTATCTCATTGTTCTCTTCCCAGGTTGTCTCATTGTTCCCTTCCCAGGTTATCTCATTGTTCTCTTCCCAGGTTGTCTCATCGTTCTCTTCCCAGGTTATCTCATCGTTCTCTTCCCAGGTTGTCTCATTGTTCTCTTCCCAGGTTGTCTCATTGTTCCCTTTCCAACTTTTCGACGACTGGCCTTTGTTTAAGGCAGCCTCAACCGTCTCATCTTGTTTTTTAGCAAAGGCTATCAGCCAGTCCATGTCCATATCTATGTCCATATCTGTACCCATGTTTAATGGGACAAACTCGGTAGTttcatcttggtcttcgccatgcCCAATCAGCTTCTGTTTCTTATATGGGTGTGGTTCATTCAGATCAAGGTTGATACCTCCAAAGTCCAGCGCGTACACCTTCACATAGCGGTTTCCTGCTGGGGAACACCATGTTTCAGCCTCATCAACACCAGTTTCGATGTAATATACACGATTATCCGGACCAAATACTACTGGCAAGGACCTCGGACACATTAGTGGTGGCCCCGCCAATGAAGGAAGGTTTTCATAACCAAATACCAGAATTTCATTCACCTGAAAGCCCGTACCATTACCCTCATAACAAAAGCGAAAGGCAGCTAATCTTTTCGATTTTAAAGAATGGCCGAAACAAATGGAAGGAATATGTGGAATTGAGACGGCATTCCCATGGATAGGTAATAATTCCGTACCTAAATAATACCACACCAAATTGTCCACCTCAAAGCAATACGTACCCGCATTCTCGAGACTAATAAAAATAACAGGACTGTGATCATTAACAAGAACAGCTGCAGCCGCACAAAGAGAAGGACGAGTTCGCTTGGAGGAAACATGGAGCATTGGAACTGGTAAGGGAGACCACTTGGAATCACGGTCATTGGTATCCGTATCCCACATCTCAAACCATGGTTTACCTTCAGCTGTATTATTGTTTTCCTTCTCATCATCAATAAAGCGAGATAAAGCAAAGATTTTGGagccaaaggtaaacaaataaggATGACGTTTACCGGAATTCAGGTCTGGTCCTGGAATCACTTTCGACGACGAGGTATCATAAATAAAGACCTTGTTAGATGAACAAAGATTGTCGGTGCCACCAATCATAAAGATACGGGAACCAATCGCAGTGTAAACCGGGAATTGGGGAAACAAGGGCATCTCCATCTTTAGTAGGGGCTCGTCGAAAAGCCTAACACTTGTTTCATAGTTACTGTCAGCAGGAGGATCTCTAATCCGATACAAGTTACTATTATACCCCTCTTCCATCATAAATAAATATAGTTGTCTCCCTTCTTGCTCCATTACTACCGAGAAAGATGAAATAATAATGAGATACGAGAGTCTATTTATACTGGATACGAGAGATCTAGTTTCCTAATCTAATACTATAAATATTCGTAATTAGGAAGTGTAAGACGTTAGGAAAGTCTTGCAACACGGAAACCCAACTTGGTTTAGGAATTATTTCCAAAATAATGGAAGATCAAAAAGAAAAATTAATGGTGGGTCAGTTTAGTCCCGAAATAACATGGCAGTGAAAATAATGGAAGATCGAAaagaaaaattacccaaacagAATGTATAACTTGTAAAACAAAATGGTATTCATTCTTATCACAAAATTCCTAAACTAGGAATTTCGTTTAAGGGGGGCACCGGAGAAAAAAAAATTcagtatattatttttattttaaaaatcatTTTAATATTTTGAAATTTGTTCTCTAAATTAATGTATTGGAAAGTAAAAAAAATGGCAAATTAATTGGTTCATTCGATATTTTTTCCAATAAGTTTTTTTTTATGTTGAAGATAACCATTAGTATAGGATATATAATATTGCATGAGGAGTCGAACTCCGGACCTAACAAACATGTGTCCATTAAGAAAATAATAACATCACTAGAGTTGCCCTTCAATGGACACTTATACAGTTCAAAGTAATGACACAATTGTCCTTCTTTATGTGACCAAGCTCACTAATAACAAAGGTTTGGATGCTATACTACTATTCTCTCTGTCCCGATGAATAATTtacttttactttattttgtgaaggAAGATAAAGTAAACGTAAACTATTCATTCACAGGAAGCATTAATTTATTATAGAAAGTTAATTAAGTTAGCTAAAAATAAATGCATCAATGTATGTAAAATTGTATATATGTAAACATTTTATTGATATTCATAGTTATGCATGTAAAATTTCAGGGAAGCAAGATGAGGAGAAAGTCATGCCTGAAGTTACTCCAAAGGTTTATGAACAACTATACTCTATGAAGAAGACTTGTCAATCAAGATGGCCTGAGGTAAATTTAATTGGACAATTTAGTGGTATACATTTTACATCTCACATGGCTTAGCTACTAAAGTTATTGATAATTGATATAAATCAGGGCGTCTTAAAGTAAATGGTGGTCTGGTACACCACAAAAAAAATGAGGCCTCAAATAGGAAAATATGAATTTACAAGTGTACTATACGTTGAAATTTATATTGAATTTCATCAATAACGCTTGTAAATTTGGTGGTGAAAAACGGAAGACCCGGTTCCGCCGCTCTTGGTTGCCCAATGCCTTAGACGTCCCTAATATAAACAGCCAGTGACGAAGCCATGCAAGGGATAGCAGGGACCGTCGCCTTGCTAAACAATGAAggaattaaagtttagttgaaattttcaaatttattttacTCTATTTACTGCAATTTTTTGCACCTCTTAACATCAAATCCTGGTTTTCACTTAGTTGACTAAGGTTTTAAAATTTGTTAATTCTAAAACATTCCTTGTATCGTTCCTTATGCACTCCAAAAACATATATTTATGTATATTATGACTGTGTTTATGTGGCTTAAACATCAAGTCCTGGTTCCGTCATAATATAAGATGTTACAAATCTTATAAGGTTTGATCATGACATGATGAGATAATGTTGTCATCGTATTTGGGTTTATTATGAttcatttatttaattaaattgagaTTAATTATTGTTTATCAAGGATTAATCTTATTGTTATTCATGGAAAAAAAAGACTGAAGTaaaaagggtttttttttttgagggaaagATGCCCGAAGGCATTACTTTATTAACGATTTATCAAACAAAACAGCAGCGTTAGCCGATGTAGGCAATACAGTGGGCCAAACATGCCTACCGACTACTCTAGGAGCTAAATGTGCTAAAGCATGAGCAACACAATTGTTTAGACGACTAGTATGTGACCATCGTACTGACTGAAAATTAGAAACTAAAACAAAGATATCCTCAATGATATTGAAGAAAACACTCCAGCCTTATTTTCGCGATCGCAGAGCTTCAACCACGAGAAGGCTATCACTTTCCACTTCCACCTTCGTCACGCCATTCCGAGCTGCTTCTTCCAGTCCATCGAGAACGGCTATTGCTTCCGCTTCATCCACCTCCCAAAGAAATGAAGTAAAAAGGGTTTTGACTGTGGAAGGGAACAAATTTGAGGGTTATGTTTGTGTCCCTTCGTCAATTAGGGGCGGATTTAGGGGGCCGGGTGGGCACGTGCCCACTGAACTTATTGgagttgaactaaactgaacttataggagctgaactgaactgaacttataggagctgaactgagctaaacttataggaactgaacttataagagtcTGGCGGCGTACAATTAAGAAAtattgataagtccattttatatatactttaactccctattttagctcggtttatttgattattgcacttctaTTAATGTGTTTGTGAGccaattccgtgttctaggtgattttgctcgtattcattgcattttgtaggaaataaAACACTCGATAGCTTTTCCCATCAAATTAGCATTCacccaagttcacgaggctaatgagagcaagtgTTGATCATGCAAAGGAGTTTCGGGAGCATATGGGCATTTtaggaagaaattggaaaacccgagcaagaggaaaccaatcttagttggtggatatgtaaagaaatgaagtccAGGTTAAAGCCCAAGCCTTATGCATGCATTGGATGCCAAAGGATGCCTTAGACGGACTCTTAAACACGCTTGCATTGGATTCCACATTGTCATTAAGCATgaagttaagacggaattaagacaaATGAGTAAAaagccacgaccccgatcggggtgaggtggccccgatcggggtgccCCTATTTCACCTTATTTCCGTTACTCCCTTTGGTcatatataaagggtgttgatccgggacctAAAACACACTTCTTATACACTTCTAAGACCTCTTAGTTTTATAATAGAATGTAGGTTAGATTtcctttatgttatttacatttcctttaGCATTTCAATATTGTACTACAATTTTCATTCAAGCacttgttcttcaattccaagtTTCATTTCCAATTATtaaggtaattctatttcttgTATTGTTCTATTAGCTCCCTTGTCATTTCCATTATCAATTAGTTATTATGATcacttttatcatttgtcattaatttaatttacattatgcaagagtagttaaatttgtctagggaataagggaaaccatgcataagtagttcttgcaattattgaattaggatgttataatatcgtttcattgtttctttcacatgtttgtattgtattgttagtctttgataaatgatcactatcttagattaaatttgttaattcacttttataagtcgagaggcacgaaattgaattaaactaaacatgtgttagtaggacgacctagtcataacgagagttctctaggacccgacctatggttgacaataaggccgagaggtggttgtcataagacctaaacaattaaacaatgttatctattccgagtttaacatgaacatCTATAtacatttgcatgtgtgacccgacctccctagactctttctttattattgttttacaaACCCAATCAAGCAATCATACATttaccgaccttgatagaattcaccccatgacaactaattaacaactcctatctccttgtgttcgatccctattactacatttatttgtgtctagagtatttatctttgattaggtgtgcgacaATCCTATCAAATATACAAGTCATGAATCAAGCTTTATTGGCTAAGAATTATCATAGAGTAATGAATAACCCACAATTACTTCTCTCTAAGGTGTTCAAATTGAAGTACTCCAAAGACTAAGGTGTGGTAGCACCTCTAGAAAGCAACCATAACAGGCCTTCATGGGGCTGGAAAAATATATTGAGAGCAACGCATGAGTTGCAGGACGGATTTGCATGGAAGCTTGGAAATGGCTCAAAAATCAATATATTGTCAGACCCTTGGATCAATGGAGCCAAACCAATAGTCTCCAATCAGGTTTCTCCCGAAGGATCGCTTTCAATACATTCGATTGTTAACTATGATTTAAGAATCGGAATATGACAACACTTGGAGAATATTTTCAAACTTTATCGCTCCAGTGCATCATCATAATAGAGATGCCCAATGTCAACATGGACAATTTCATTTACTGGAAGAGTATACTAGTGATGGACAATACACAGTCACCTCAGCTTATAAGAACCTCATGACAAAacacactaaaatagatacacaTGTCCATATGAGATTTTAGCGCCAATTATGGAAGTTAAAGCTACATCCATGTTGCAAGCTTTTTATATGAAATTGTTACATAATGCTCTACCAACAAATAAAAGATCGATTATTAAAGAAAGGTTTGCAAGTGCCACCACATTGTATTTTATGCAAGAGAGTTCCTGAAACAGCGGATCACCTATTCAGACATTGTGAAATGAGTCAAGTTATATGGAAAAATGGAGATCTAGGCATATGTGCGTCTATGAACCAACATAGAGCTCTACATCAATGGACGTCagattttatttattaccttttGAAGAATGATCGTGAGGGTTCTAAGTACAGTACAACCGTGTTCTGTTCTATATTATGGGTCATTTGGCTAGCTAGAAATGATATCAAGTTTCGAAAAAAGAATGTTACTCCCCACCAAATACTAAATCACAGTAAGGAGCTTGCGCGTCAGCAACTACTCTTATTTGACGATACAAGGATCAACAAACAACTATCACATAATGGAACTCGAGTTCAGAGCACCAATAATGATGGGCACCGAATATAGGTTGCAACATTTCGTGCTAAGCAATATGGAATTTCAGGAAATGCTTGGTTTTCTGAGGGCACTCGAGAGTTATATGGAAGAGCAACAAAGACGTCTTCACCAATTCATGCGCTATCAGCATCATTACTCATGGTTTTGCAATGGGCATTGGAATATAACCATTCGGAAGCTGTCTTTCTCATACCTTCTCAACAACTTGTTGAAACTCTTAATCAGAAAGCGAATATTCCAGTACATATTTCAAATACAATAGACAAAattcccctactactaagagaataaaacttctcttagttttccctccaaaagccatataactaaataaggtaataagtaAAATAttcttttattatattattattatcttttcaataaataTATTTTTATAGTTAAActctaatattttaattaaattcattactataatttttcattaaaataaaataaaattggtatTAAACTAATaaactctaatcttttaattaaattcattatggtttttcattagaataaaattgatattaaactatAAACTATAAGTTACTACATTTTttagtaatgcaataattattatcGTAGAGAATAATTTGTCACATGCTTACTACTAGCTTcgcgacaaaaaaaaaaaaacaaattcaataaaaaaaaatcaaacttaacTTAATTCAAGAAAGTAtagttttccatttcatttttttttattttatatcaaaatacaatgTAGTGAAATGTCCTCCTATCCTCCTATATATAAGAGAATAAATCTATTCACAATTTTCCCTCAAAAATTCACCTATGTTTTAATAAGGAAACAATTGTATTTATGGGtgttaacaaaaaaaaatcattttcatAAGGAAACATATGAGAATTGTA
Encoded here:
- the LOC141602373 gene encoding uncharacterized protein LOC141602373 isoform X1; translation: MGKKGGKKLQAFCVNRIRPIVRVPLQNKLGSPNSVRKNDKNEENNQEISENIGNGIEKMKVPGRKIMVIVDSSSEARVALQWTLTHTVQSNDTIVLLYVTKLTNNKGKQDEEKVMPQVTPKVYEQLYSMKKTCQSRWPEVEVEVKVIEGKEKGPTIVEEARKQEISLLVLGQKKRSTTWQLLLMWAGGSGLGLVEYCIQNATCMALAVRRKSKKVGGYLITTKRQKDFWLLA
- the LOC141602373 gene encoding uncharacterized protein LOC141602373 isoform X2 gives rise to the protein MGKKGGKKLQAFCVNRIRPIVRVPLQNKLGSPNSVRKNDKNEENNQEISENIGNGIEKMKVPGRKIMVIVDSSSEARVALQWTLTHTVQRKQDEEKVMPQVTPKVYEQLYSMKKTCQSRWPEVEVEVKVIEGKEKGPTIVEEARKQEISLLVLGQKKRSTTWQLLLMWAGGSGLGLVEYCIQNATCMALAVRRKSKKVGGYLITTKRQKDFWLLA